The Gemella haemolysans genome includes a region encoding these proteins:
- a CDS encoding gamma-glutamyl-gamma-aminobutyrate hydrolase family protein: MKIIAISTRSVDYQSDAGIAKRRLYINGYFSEVAEKAGFILFPVCSQNGIEEIVAMCSGLIIAGRDRDINPKFYGEEPLEGLEYPEDPYEDELDFKLIELFEKNNKPILGICSGLQSLNIYHGGCLKQHIDDHTSKENLVRHNIDIEENSFVHSLYGDKAEVNSIHHQAINRVAEGFKVTAVSDDGTVEAIEKGNLIGLQWHPEVDYEIDTFKKFLNLCE; the protein is encoded by the coding sequence ATGAAAATAATTGCAATTTCAACAAGAAGTGTCGATTACCAATCAGATGCTGGTATAGCAAAAAGACGTCTATACATCAATGGTTATTTTTCAGAAGTAGCAGAAAAAGCTGGATTTATATTATTCCCAGTTTGTTCTCAAAACGGAATTGAGGAAATTGTAGCCATGTGTAGTGGCCTAATTATTGCTGGTAGAGATCGGGATATTAATCCTAAGTTTTACGGCGAAGAACCTCTAGAAGGTTTAGAATATCCTGAAGATCCATATGAGGATGAATTAGACTTTAAACTTATTGAGCTTTTCGAAAAGAATAATAAGCCAATACTTGGAATCTGTAGTGGATTACAAAGTTTAAATATTTATCATGGTGGTTGTTTAAAACAGCATATAGATGATCATACTAGTAAAGAGAATTTGGTTCGTCACAATATAGATATAGAAGAAAATTCATTTGTACATAGTTTATATGGAGATAAAGCAGAGGTTAATTCAATTCATCATCAAGCAATAAATAGAGTTGCAGAAGGATTTAAAGTAACAGCAGTTTCTGACGATGGAACTGTAGAAGCAATTGAAAAAGGAAACTTAATTGGATTACAGTGGCATCCAGAAGTTGATTATGAAATTGATACATTTAAAAAATTCCTAAATCTATGTGAATAG
- a CDS encoding amino acid permease, producing MMSVFRKKSIDSILAESRNKTLNPTMKTLDLVLFGIGAIIGSGILVLTGKASAEAGPAVVFSFLIAGLACCLAALCYAELASTIPSSGSTYTYLYVSVGEIVAYAIGWVLIGGYVLTAATVANGWSSYFSRLLAGLGVEIPKEYYTLPAVGGYGNIPAIIIVLLITFILSKGTSSSKLVNNLMVAAKVGIVILFIVVGAFYVEPTNWTNNFAPTGFSGVMLAATTVFFAYLGFDAISTSAEETINPEKALPKAIIITMVVCTAFYILVCLVLTGVVEYNRLGTGDALAFVLEEVGQNKVAGVVSLGAVIGLMAGILSFMYAGIRITYTIARDGLLPKGLTKVNANKVPSTVTWGLGILTAVLAGFLPLGNLADLANVASIIAFALVSYTTIVFYKKFPDLKRGFRVPGMPVLPIISIVLFGALLYSVTLTTWIIFIVWVIVGMIIYFTFSYKNSKLK from the coding sequence ATTATGAGCGTTTTTAGAAAAAAATCTATTGATTCTATTTTAGCTGAATCAAGAAATAAAACGTTGAATCCCACGATGAAAACTTTAGATTTAGTTCTATTCGGAATTGGGGCGATTATTGGTTCAGGAATTTTAGTTTTAACAGGGAAAGCTTCAGCAGAAGCAGGACCTGCGGTTGTGTTCTCATTCCTTATTGCAGGATTAGCTTGTTGTTTAGCTGCACTTTGTTATGCAGAGTTGGCTTCAACTATTCCATCAAGTGGTAGTACATATACATATTTATATGTATCAGTTGGTGAAATCGTAGCTTATGCGATAGGTTGGGTTTTAATAGGTGGATACGTTCTTACTGCAGCAACTGTAGCGAATGGATGGTCAAGTTACTTTTCACGTCTATTAGCAGGTTTGGGTGTAGAAATTCCAAAAGAATATTATACACTACCGGCAGTAGGTGGATATGGTAATATTCCTGCGATTATTATTGTATTATTAATTACTTTCATCCTATCAAAAGGAACTTCTAGTAGTAAACTAGTAAATAACCTGATGGTAGCTGCAAAAGTAGGTATTGTAATTTTATTCATCGTTGTTGGTGCATTTTACGTAGAACCAACAAACTGGACAAATAACTTTGCTCCAACAGGATTTTCTGGGGTGATGTTAGCTGCAACAACTGTATTCTTTGCATACTTAGGATTTGATGCAATTTCAACTTCAGCAGAAGAAACGATTAATCCGGAAAAAGCATTACCTAAAGCAATTATTATCACGATGGTAGTTTGTACAGCATTCTATATTCTTGTGTGTTTAGTATTAACAGGAGTTGTAGAGTACAACAGACTAGGAACTGGTGATGCATTAGCGTTCGTGTTAGAAGAAGTTGGACAAAACAAAGTAGCAGGAGTTGTATCTCTTGGTGCGGTAATCGGTCTTATGGCTGGTATCTTATCATTCATGTATGCAGGTATTCGTATCACTTATACAATTGCTCGTGACGGATTATTACCAAAAGGATTAACTAAAGTTAATGCAAACAAAGTACCAAGTACTGTAACTTGGGGATTAGGAATTTTAACAGCAGTTTTAGCAGGATTCTTACCTTTAGGAAACTTAGCTGATCTAGCTAACGTAGCTTCAATTATTGCATTCGCATTAGTAAGTTACACAACTATCGTATTCTACAAAAAATTCCCAGACTTAAAACGTGGATTTAGAGTACCTGGTATGCCTGTATTACCAATTATCTCTATCGTTTTATTTGGAGCACTACTATACAGTGTTACATTAACAACGTGGATTATCTTCATCGTTTGGGTAATCGTAGGTATGATAATTTACTTTACATTTTCATACAAAAATAGTAAATTAAAATAA
- a CDS encoding thermonuclease family protein encodes MNKKVFIIFFIIFLSTFMIIISIINTHGEDYKESNVNGILIKGDKTKYKVRFLKKIDGDTILVQFNNKELKVRYLLVDTPETVKPGVEVQKYGTEASELNGKLLSNAKNVEIEFDVFQKEDKYHRALCYVYADGKSVQEELLLAGLAEIKYVKPPDTRYLKEYKKAQNKAKSNKRNLWSSA; translated from the coding sequence ATGAATAAGAAAGTTTTTATTATCTTCTTTATTATCTTCTTAAGTACCTTTATGATTATTATTTCAATCATAAATACTCATGGAGAAGACTATAAGGAATCAAATGTTAATGGAATACTAATTAAAGGCGATAAAACTAAATATAAGGTTAGATTCCTTAAAAAAATTGATGGTGATACGATTTTAGTACAATTCAACAATAAAGAATTAAAAGTTAGATATCTATTAGTTGATACTCCTGAAACAGTTAAACCAGGAGTTGAAGTTCAAAAATATGGAACTGAAGCTAGTGAATTAAACGGAAAGTTATTGTCAAACGCTAAAAACGTTGAAATTGAATTCGATGTTTTTCAAAAAGAGGATAAGTATCATAGAGCATTATGCTACGTATACGCCGATGGAAAAAGTGTTCAGGAAGAATTACTATTAGCTGGTTTAGCAGAAATTAAATATGTTAAACCACCCGATACAAGATACCTGAAAGAATATAAAAAAGCACAGAACAAGGCTAAAAGCAATAAGCGTAATCTCTGGTCTAGTGCATAG
- the gltX gene encoding glutamate--tRNA ligase: protein MTKVRVRYAPSPTGNLHIGNARTALFNYLFAKHYGGDFVLRIEDTDFKRNKEEGERSQLKYMDWLGLDYDEGIGKEKEFGPYRQSERIDIYQKYADQLIAEDKAYKCYMTAEELEAEREEQIANGLPPRYSGKHAHLTKEEQEAFEKEGRKPSIRIRVPQDRTYKFDDMVKGELSFEGHDFGDFVIVKNDGVATYNFAVAIDDHLMQISHVLRGDDHVSNTPKQLVVYEALGFEPPRFGHMTLIVNENKKKLSKRDETIIQFIEQYDELGYLPEALFNFITLLGWSPEGEQEIFTKEEFVKIFDEKRLSKSPAFFDNNKLTWINNQYIKAQPLERIVDLSLPFFVKEGVATAEEVEDNKAWFEKLISLYQPQMSYGAEIVELTKQFFVEEVKFDEEELEILRQETTATVFEDFLTKVEEVEEFTADNIKALIKAIQKDTGVKGKNLFMPIRIASTGSMHGPELNTSLELLGKERVASRVKAALETIK, encoded by the coding sequence ATGACAAAAGTAAGAGTAAGATATGCACCATCTCCAACAGGAAATTTACATATCGGAAATGCAAGAACAGCATTATTTAATTACCTTTTTGCAAAACATTACGGTGGAGACTTCGTACTAAGAATTGAGGATACTGACTTCAAACGTAATAAAGAAGAAGGTGAAAGAAGCCAACTTAAATATATGGATTGGCTAGGTCTAGACTATGATGAAGGTATTGGAAAAGAAAAAGAGTTCGGTCCTTACCGTCAATCAGAAAGAATCGATATCTATCAAAAATATGCAGATCAACTTATTGCTGAAGATAAAGCATATAAATGTTACATGACTGCTGAAGAATTAGAAGCGGAAAGAGAAGAGCAAATTGCTAATGGATTACCACCACGCTATAGTGGAAAACATGCTCATCTTACTAAAGAAGAACAAGAAGCATTTGAAAAAGAAGGTAGAAAACCATCTATCCGTATTCGTGTTCCACAAGACAGAACTTATAAATTTGATGATATGGTTAAAGGTGAATTATCATTTGAAGGACACGACTTCGGTGATTTCGTAATCGTAAAAAATGATGGAGTAGCTACTTATAACTTTGCTGTAGCAATTGATGACCACTTAATGCAAATTTCACATGTACTTCGTGGAGATGACCACGTATCAAATACACCAAAACAACTTGTTGTATATGAAGCATTAGGATTTGAACCACCAAGATTTGGTCACATGACTCTAATCGTAAATGAAAACAAGAAAAAATTATCTAAACGTGATGAAACAATCATTCAATTCATCGAACAATATGATGAATTAGGATACCTTCCAGAAGCATTATTCAACTTCATTACATTATTAGGATGGTCTCCAGAAGGTGAACAAGAAATTTTCACTAAAGAAGAATTTGTTAAAATCTTTGATGAAAAACGCTTAAGTAAATCACCAGCATTCTTCGATAATAACAAACTAACTTGGATCAATAACCAATATATCAAAGCACAACCTTTAGAAAGAATCGTAGACTTATCATTACCATTCTTCGTAAAAGAAGGTGTTGCAACTGCTGAAGAAGTAGAAGATAATAAAGCTTGGTTTGAAAAATTAATTTCATTATATCAACCACAAATGAGTTATGGTGCTGAAATCGTAGAATTAACAAAGCAATTCTTCGTTGAAGAAGTTAAATTTGATGAAGAAGAATTAGAAATTCTAAGACAAGAAACAACAGCAACAGTATTCGAAGATTTCTTAACAAAAGTTGAAGAAGTAGAAGAATTTACTGCTGATAACATCAAAGCTTTAATCAAAGCTATTCAAAAAGATACTGGAGTAAAAGGTAAAAACTTATTCATGCCAATCCGTATAGCTTCAACAGGATCAATGCATGGTCCAGAATTAAACACAAGCTTAGAATTACTAGGTAAAGAAAGAGTAGCATCTAGAGTAAAAGCTGCATTAGAAACAATCAAATAA
- the rpsI gene encoding 30S ribosomal protein S9 produces the protein MAQVEYRGTGRRKSSVARVRLVPGTGKVVINNREMREYLPLESLVLDLMQPLEVTSTTGNYDVLVNVNGGGYTGQAQAIRHGIARALLEVNPEYRKDLKPAGLLTRDPRMKERKKYGLRGARRAPQFSKR, from the coding sequence ATGGCACAAGTAGAATATCGCGGTACAGGACGCCGTAAAAGCTCAGTAGCACGTGTAAGATTAGTACCTGGAACAGGGAAAGTTGTTATCAACAACAGAGAAATGCGTGAATACTTACCATTAGAATCATTAGTATTAGACTTAATGCAACCTTTAGAAGTTACATCTACTACAGGTAACTATGACGTTTTAGTTAACGTTAACGGTGGAGGATACACAGGACAAGCTCAAGCAATCCGTCACGGAATTGCACGTGCTTTACTAGAAGTAAACCCAGAATACCGTAAAGACTTAAAACCAGCAGGATTACTAACTCGTGACCCTCGTATGAAAGAACGTAAAAAATACGGTCTTCGTGGTGCGAGACGTGCTCCTCAATTCTCAAAACGTTAA
- a CDS encoding acyltransferase family protein produces the protein MSNNKSKYLPSIDSLRALAVLAVIIYHVDVNYLPGGFLGVDLFFVLSGYLISSLIIKEYKKTGSLNLYNFYLRRARRLLPAVYFMITVGLIVMVLFNDVLLRKSHLDAIFGYIYSSNWWYIFHKLDYFDSFGSQSPFKHLWSLAIEEQFYMVFPLLFLIFNGKKKAKDGTYKLNKTFLYVVIGLVLISLITHILLFDINNISRIYFGTDTRAFSLLVGVVGAILYPIDKLNTRVTTKENIRYSLVSFVSIAILITIMIYTSEYNTWLYRGGFLLVAILGLVIIISSGKQHTIMSKLLSFKPIVFIGKISYSLYLWHFPILVLTTPVSEIGNPNILYVILRIILTFAVAIISYVFVETPMRKLGFINYVNLVYKKIVKRPKKARKVYASIIGVVSLLFVMGIFGKGVPFLSTAFVKEMENNKETQFVNNQNNNSDNNQNKSTDENKDTKENKNDKNNSNKKYSSVVVMGDSLTVDIGEKFKELYPGAVIDGKIGRQLYMAVDEAKNYVQYNNENSAIIFQLGTNGPFTESQLDELVKIFDKADIYFVNVKVPRAWEKTVNSELTKAKEKYSNITIIDWYSVANGNTTLFEPDKVHLKPNGAERMVDLIVKNLKRPVEVKEGMTQ, from the coding sequence ATGAGTAATAACAAATCAAAATACCTTCCGAGTATAGATAGCTTGAGGGCATTGGCAGTATTAGCAGTTATTATTTATCACGTCGATGTAAATTACCTACCAGGTGGTTTCTTAGGTGTTGATCTATTCTTTGTTTTATCAGGTTATTTAATAAGTTCATTGATTATTAAAGAATATAAAAAGACAGGTTCTCTAAATTTATATAATTTTTATTTAAGAAGGGCCAGACGTCTATTGCCAGCAGTGTATTTTATGATAACTGTAGGATTAATAGTTATGGTGCTATTCAATGATGTACTACTACGTAAAAGTCATCTTGATGCAATATTTGGTTATATATATTCAAGTAACTGGTGGTATATATTCCATAAATTAGATTACTTTGATAGTTTTGGATCTCAAAGTCCATTTAAACATTTATGGTCATTAGCAATTGAAGAACAATTTTACATGGTTTTCCCGTTATTATTTTTAATATTTAATGGGAAAAAGAAAGCCAAAGATGGAACATATAAATTAAATAAGACCTTTTTATATGTTGTTATAGGATTAGTACTTATATCTTTAATAACGCATATTTTATTATTCGATATAAATAATATAAGTAGAATTTATTTTGGAACTGACACAAGAGCATTTTCATTACTTGTAGGTGTGGTAGGTGCGATTTTATATCCTATAGATAAACTTAATACGAGAGTAACGACTAAAGAAAATATACGTTATAGTTTAGTATCGTTTGTTTCAATAGCTATCTTAATAACAATCATGATTTATACTTCAGAGTATAATACTTGGCTATATCGAGGAGGATTCCTACTTGTAGCTATTTTAGGGTTAGTAATTATTATTAGTAGTGGAAAACAGCATACTATAATGTCAAAACTATTATCATTCAAACCAATTGTATTTATTGGTAAGATTTCTTATAGTTTATACTTATGGCATTTTCCAATATTAGTGTTGACTACACCAGTGTCAGAAATTGGTAATCCTAATATTTTATATGTAATACTACGAATTATCCTTACGTTTGCTGTAGCTATTATAAGCTACGTATTTGTTGAGACACCAATGCGAAAACTAGGATTTATAAACTACGTTAACCTAGTTTACAAAAAAATAGTAAAACGTCCTAAAAAAGCAAGAAAAGTATACGCTAGTATTATAGGTGTTGTATCATTACTATTTGTGATGGGAATATTTGGGAAAGGTGTTCCATTCCTTTCAACAGCATTTGTAAAAGAAATGGAAAACAATAAAGAAACTCAATTTGTAAATAATCAAAATAATAATAGTGATAATAATCAAAATAAATCAACTGACGAGAATAAAGATACCAAAGAAAATAAAAATGATAAAAATAATTCAAATAAGAAATATAGTTCTGTAGTTGTAATGGGAGATTCTCTGACAGTTGATATAGGAGAGAAATTTAAAGAGTTATATCCAGGAGCTGTTATCGATGGTAAAATCGGTCGACAATTATATATGGCCGTAGATGAAGCTAAAAATTACGTTCAATATAACAATGAGAATTCAGCGATAATATTCCAACTAGGAACTAATGGACCATTCACTGAAAGCCAACTTGATGAATTAGTGAAGATTTTTGATAAAGCTGATATTTACTTCGTTAATGTTAAAGTACCAAGAGCTTGGGAAAAAACCGTAAATTCAGAGTTAACAAAAGCAAAAGAAAAATACTCTAATATAACGATAATCGATTGGTATTCGGTAGCAAATGGTAATACTACTTTATTTGAACCAGATAAAGTGCATTTAAAACCGAATGGCGCTGAAAGAATGGTTGATTTAATAGTGAAAAATCTTAAACGTCCAGTAGAAGTTAAAGAGGGAATGACTCAATAA
- the rplM gene encoding 50S ribosomal protein L13 — translation MRQTYMAKPSTVEKKWYVIDAEGQTLGRLSSEVASILRGKHKPTYTPHIDTGDNVIIINAEKIVLTGKKLTDKIYRRHTMHPGGLKERTAGLMVEKYPEELLELSIKGMLPKNTLGRAQGMKLHVYRGAEHPHAAQKPEKYELRG, via the coding sequence ATGCGTCAAACATATATGGCAAAGCCATCAACTGTAGAAAAAAAATGGTATGTAATCGATGCTGAAGGACAAACTTTAGGTCGCTTATCATCAGAGGTAGCTTCAATTTTAAGAGGGAAACACAAACCTACTTATACACCACACATCGATACTGGGGATAATGTAATCATTATCAACGCTGAGAAAATTGTGTTAACTGGTAAAAAATTAACTGATAAAATTTACCGTCGTCACACAATGCACCCAGGTGGGTTAAAAGAAAGAACTGCTGGATTAATGGTAGAAAAATATCCAGAAGAACTTTTAGAACTATCTATCAAAGGTATGTTACCAAAAAATACTTTAGGTAGAGCTCAAGGAATGAAACTTCACGTTTACCGTGGAGCTGAACACCCACACGCAGCACAAAAACCAGAAAAATACGAATTACGTGGATAA
- the ald gene encoding alanine dehydrogenase, which translates to MIIGVPTEIKNNESRVSAIPGVVHELVLDGHTVYVEKGAGLASGISDSEYEKVGAVLLDKAEDVWNKSDLIYKVKEPIPSEYKYFRKGLIIYTYLHLAADPELTKAMVESGTIGIAFETVKVGRTLPLLRPMSEIAGRMAIQEGTRFLSKVQGGKGKLLQGVPGVQPGHVVVIGAGVAGTAAATAASGLGARVTMLDVNLDRLTELSHIFGGKVETVYSNKLNIANAIKTADLVVSTVLIPGAKAPKLVTKEMIKDMPDGGVIVDVAIDQGGTTEYTEGRPTSHDNPIFVEEGVLHYSVANIPGAVAETATYALCNATAKYVKLIAKLGVKEAVVKFPELVPGVNVANGKVTFKAVADDLGYEYTPVEQAL; encoded by the coding sequence ATGATTATCGGAGTACCAACAGAAATTAAAAACAACGAAAGTAGAGTGTCTGCAATTCCGGGAGTAGTACATGAATTAGTACTAGATGGGCACACTGTTTATGTAGAAAAAGGAGCTGGATTAGCTTCGGGTATTTCAGATTCGGAGTATGAAAAAGTAGGAGCTGTTTTATTAGATAAAGCAGAAGATGTATGGAATAAATCAGATTTAATCTATAAAGTAAAAGAACCAATTCCATCAGAATATAAATACTTCAGAAAAGGTTTAATTATCTATACTTACTTACACTTAGCAGCAGATCCAGAATTAACTAAAGCAATGGTAGAATCAGGGACTATCGGTATTGCTTTCGAAACTGTAAAAGTAGGTCGTACTTTACCATTATTAAGACCTATGAGTGAAATTGCGGGAAGAATGGCTATTCAAGAGGGTACAAGATTCTTATCCAAAGTACAAGGTGGTAAAGGTAAATTATTACAAGGTGTTCCAGGAGTTCAACCAGGTCATGTTGTAGTTATTGGTGCAGGGGTAGCAGGAACTGCAGCAGCTACAGCAGCTTCAGGATTAGGAGCACGTGTAACAATGTTAGATGTTAACTTAGATCGATTAACTGAATTATCACACATTTTTGGTGGTAAAGTAGAAACAGTTTACTCTAATAAATTAAATATTGCTAATGCAATTAAAACTGCTGATTTAGTAGTTAGTACAGTATTAATTCCAGGAGCTAAAGCACCAAAACTAGTTACTAAAGAAATGATTAAAGATATGCCTGATGGTGGTGTTATTGTGGACGTGGCTATCGACCAAGGTGGTACAACGGAATATACAGAAGGTCGTCCAACAAGTCATGATAATCCAATATTCGTTGAAGAAGGAGTATTACACTATTCAGTAGCAAATATACCTGGAGCAGTAGCTGAAACAGCAACATATGCATTATGTAACGCAACAGCTAAATATGTTAAACTAATTGCTAAACTAGGAGTTAAAGAAGCAGTTGTTAAATTCCCAGAATTAGTACCAGGTGTTAACGTAGCTAACGGGAAAGTAACATTCAAAGCAGTTGCAGATGATTTAGGATATGAGTATACTCCAGTAGAGCAAGCTTTGTAA
- the rpsD gene encoding 30S ribosomal protein S4, which produces MARFTGSTWKKSRRLGISLSGTGKELAKRPYAPGQHGPNLRKKLSEYGLQLQEKQKLRYLHGMNEKQFRKLFDKAGKLQGLHGENFMALLATRLDSVVYSLGLARTNRQARQLVNHGHVLVDGKKVDIASYAVKPGQVVSVREKSRNLEIIKEAVEITNFVPEYLTFDADKLEGSLVRLPERSELHPEINEQLIVEYYSR; this is translated from the coding sequence ATGGCTCGTTTTACAGGTTCAACTTGGAAAAAATCTCGTCGTTTAGGAATCTCACTAAGCGGTACTGGTAAGGAGTTAGCTAAACGTCCTTACGCACCAGGACAACACGGTCCTAACTTAAGAAAAAAACTATCTGAGTATGGTTTACAATTACAAGAAAAACAAAAACTTCGTTACCTACACGGAATGAACGAAAAACAATTCCGTAAATTATTCGATAAAGCTGGTAAATTACAAGGTCTTCACGGGGAAAACTTCATGGCATTACTTGCTACACGTTTAGATTCTGTAGTATACAGCTTAGGATTAGCTAGAACTAACCGTCAAGCTAGACAATTAGTTAACCACGGTCACGTTCTTGTAGATGGTAAAAAAGTAGATATCGCTTCTTACGCTGTTAAACCAGGTCAAGTAGTTTCAGTAAGAGAAAAATCTAGAAACCTTGAAATCATTAAAGAAGCTGTTGAAATCACTAATTTTGTACCTGAGTACTTAACTTTTGATGCTGACAAATTAGAAGGATCATTAGTAAGACTTCCAGAAAGAAGTGAATTACACCCAGAAATCAACGAACAACTTATCGTTGAGTACTACAGCCGTTAA